The Arachis hypogaea cultivar Tifrunner chromosome 14, arahy.Tifrunner.gnm2.J5K5, whole genome shotgun sequence DNA window TGCTGATCTTGAGGGCATTTAGGCATTGCAAACCCCTAGTTTAGGTTGACGGCACACACCTATATGGAAAGTACAAAGGTACACTTCTGGTCGCTATTGCACAGGATGTGAACCAGAACATTGTGTCTATCGCGTTTGCCTTGGTGGAAGGGAAGACAACTGATGCGTGACACTTCTTTCTCAGGAATCTGCGAATGCATGTTGTCAGAAAAGATGGTGTGGGAATGATCTCAGACCGGCATGAGTCAATTCGAGTATCACACACATCAAGATGTCCATGTAACTCGTCGGGTATGATCATTCCTTCGTACGGCCACCACTCAAACTGCCACATATAATTCGTATGTCATAACCCTAACATTAATGTTTGGAACTAGGATTCACAAGAACCATAAATGTTTACCTCCTGCATGTAGTCTATATCATGGCTAAATATCACTACGGTATTCGATAACCAAGCTGTGATCCGTTCCGAATGACTCCACCTGAAACATGATACATTGAAAAAATTTACATAAGTAACCGTAAATGCAACATGCATAGTGAATATAATCTCCGACAAGAACCATAAATATTTACCTCATGGCCACTGTTATCTCAGCAGGTGGAAGGATATGTTTCGGTATGAGCACAATACACGGCATTCGCTTCCATGCCCAAACAAACAACAGATTAAGAGGGCCATCCATCTCCTTCGTATCATATCGTGATGCACGGCATAGTGCTCTGTAAAGATGTGCGAGACATGCTGACTCCCAACTATAAGTATGGATGCGCTCGAAATCGTGAAGCAACGGTAGATACTTCGCATGGGCGTATGCGGTCGACTTATCTGTGAATAGGGTCGACCCTAACATATAGAAAATCTGACATCTCATGTATCTCCTTATGGACTCTTCAGTGTCCAACGGCTCCGCATCTCTGATACATCGAACCCAGCCAAGCTTTATATAGGATTTCGA harbors:
- the LOC112742157 gene encoding protein MAIN-LIKE 2-like, with protein sequence MAIFGREPVLSGNSKSYIKLGWVRCIRDAEPLDTEESIRRYMRCQIFYMLGSTLFTDKSTAYAHAKYLPLLHDFERIHTYSWESACLAHLYRALCRASRYDTKEMDGPLNLLFVWAWKRMPCIVLIPKHILPPAEITVAMRWSHSERITAWLSNTVVIFSHDIDYMQEFEWWPYEGMIIPDELHGHLDVCDTRIDSCRSEIIPTPSFLTTCIRRFLRKKCHASVVFPSTKANAIDTMFWFTSCAIATRSVPLYFPYRCVPST